The Zavarzinella sp. sequence TGATCCGCAGGATCCAATGTGGTGCCGCATGGTCCTAATACTTCAGCAATGGCTGTCGCCGTGGAACCCAGAACAGCCCCACCAGAGGCCATTTTTTCGGCAGCGGGCATGCCAAAACCTTCGTACAGGCTAGGGTAGACCAAGGCACGTGCCATTGTCGTCAGTGCGGCCAATTCCTGTTCCGTAGTGTAGCCGAGATGAATGACCCCCTGGTGGCGGGCAGTTTCCTGAAAATAACGGGCAATCGTTTCGGTTTTCCAGCCCCAACGCCCCACCAGCACCAGTGGGCATGACTGTCTGATATTTGCCGGAATGTTAACATATGCCCGCATCAGCATTTCCAGATTCTTCCGTGGCTCGATCGTTCCCACGTGCAGCAAAAAGTTCTCAGGAAGGCCTAGTTTTTCACAATAACTTTTTGCGATCGTGGGCAGCATCGTGCGGAAAATCGTTCTTACACCGTTATAGGTTACCGTAATTTTTTCCTGTTCGATTCCCCACCTTGCGATCATTTCGTCTTTCATTGCCTGCGAAACGGTAAAAAAATGGCTCATTCGTGTCAGTGTCCGCACCAGATTGGCTTCAATTGCCTGTACACGGTCTGTGGGGTGCCACTGAGGATGAGAAATTGGTGATAAATCGTGTACTGTCACCACTACTGGCACACCGGCTGGCAGTGGGGCAAAGTTTGGTTCGTGGTACAGGTCTACCTGTTCCGGACGCAACTGATGCCTGGCCTGGGCAGCCATCGCCGTCCACCAGGTGCGTCGCATTGCCGTTGCTGCCCACGTGCGTAGTGCGGGGGGAAGCGAAAAGCCAGTTCGTTGTGCAGGCACATCGGCCATTTTCCCGGAATCGGGAAAACATGCCGCACGGATCGACTGCATCCACCACGTGGGAAATGATTTGACCGTGCAGCCGGGCAATAAATGAAGTTCTTTTAACAATTCGGCAGTATAGTGGCCAATTCCCGTGCGTTTGCCCACGGTCGATAAGACGTTTAAGGCCACTTTCATCAAATGGAAACTTCCCAAATGCAAATTAAGCAAACTATTTTTCTATGAACGCGGCACCAGATGGGGGAAGAAATGAAGTACATTACAAAATTACGATTTCGCAATATTATGATTCACTTCGCAGGTTTCAGGAAGTCGCTCACCGGAAAAACCTGAAAGCTGATCGTCTTATAATCATCTTTTTCAAAAAGCACCCCCACCTGATTATCAGGCAGTGCCACCAGATTCGAATATGCAGCCCCACCGGAGTAAACACTTTTCGACGTGGGCCAGGTTTGCCCACCATCTTCGCTGGACCAGATGGTCAGGTTTTTCCGTTGCCTGCCTTGTGGGCTGCAGAACAGAAAGACAGACTTCCCACCTGCAAGTGGGTATCGGATCGCATTTGCCTGGCACACTGGCGAATCAAGCTCGGTCGCCAGCGAAATGGGCTGCCATGATGAGCCACCATCGCTGCTGGTGGCAATCGGGCGACCCTGTTTGCCAAAATATGAACGCATGATCTGGACAATGGTTCCATCATCGCGTTCTACCACCACCGATTCATTCGTGCGGTCTGGGTGCAGCCCACCAATCTGCCAGGTTTTTCCATGATCATCCGAAAAGATCACGTGGCTGTGGTGCGGGTGCAACTTGGGATCGCGATGATCGGAATGATTACACGGAATCAGCAAGCGGCCAGCGTGCTTGCCATGTTGTAGTTGAATCGCGTTTCCAGGCCCGGTCGCGTACCACCTCCAGTGGGGCAGTCGGGTGGTCTCGCTGATATTTTTCGGTGCTGTCCAGCTTTTCCCATCATCAGTGGAGTGGGAAACATAGACCAGTCGAGGAGATTTGCTTTTGCCAGCCATAATCTGTGATTCGGTATCACTGCCCAGGTTCCAGGTCAGTAGCAGCCAGACGGTACCCGTGGATTGATCGACCACCGGGCAGGGATTGCCACAGGTATTGTTGCCATCATCCCACACTACCTGCAGATCGGACCAGGTTTTTCCCAGATCGTTGGAGCGTTTGAGCACCAGATCAATATTTCCCGCATCTCCACGACCTGATTTGCGGCCTTCACAAAACGCCAGCAATGTCCCTTTCGCAGTGCGAATGATCGCAGGAATCCGAAAGGTGTGGTAGCCTTCGGTACCAGCAACAAACGGATCTGCCGCCAGGGTAAGGGTTTGCGTTGAAAAGAGTGTCAGCAGCATGGCTGCCACAATGGAGAGAAAATAGTTCACATGTCACCTGTTTGGCGAAAAGTCTGGAATTGTGCAGAGCATACCCCAATGTGGGGCGAAAAGCAGCAAGAATTTGGCCGACAGTCGGGTTTCAAGGTTTCAATTTCTCGCAATCTAGTGGCAGCGTCATCCTGACGCTGAATTCTTATGGACACCAGCTGGAAGCAGGTGCCACTTCTCGCAATTTCAGCGTTTTGGTCGCAGTACCACCACCGTATAGCGGGCGAACTGCTGCAAGTACGGCACGCGACGCAGCACCCAGCGATCAATTTTACTTAGCAAGCCACCTGCCCCAGGTTCGCGAAAAAGTACCCGGCGGATCATGCCAAAGAATTCAAAACCAATTGTCTGCACGTCAAACAACTGCTTCAGGTGGGTAATATCTGCTGTATCGAAGGGTCGCTCATCAATGGTGCGGCACTTACCTGGATAGGGAAGGTAATTTCTGGCAAATTGCAGCACAGGATTGCCGCCCCATGGTTCGCAGAAAACGGCGACGCCATCCGATTTCAACACCCGCCAGATTTCAATCGCAGCCCGGTTCAGGTCAAGGTGGTGCAGAATCGCATTGCCCCACACCAGATCGAAGCTGTTATCGGCGTAAGGTAAATCTTCAGCATTCGCCACCAGAAAGCGTGCGTCTACCTGATTGATTTCTGCCCGCAGGCGGGCTTCCTCTATGTATTGTGGGGAAAGATCAAATCCTTCCACCGTGGCACCGCGTTGGCCAAAAATGACCGATGTAATGCCATGCCCACAGCCAAAATCAAGCAGCTTTTTCCCAGCCATTGGCCCCAATTGTTCAATTGCGGGGCGAATCCAGGGAGCATGATCGAGATACCAGTCCGCATCCACCACCAGATCACTGGGGGTGCTACGCTGTTTCAGGCGGTTCAATGCCTGCTGATCGTGGAGAAACGCTTCGCGCTCAATGCGTTCGATATGGCTCATCAGAATCCTTCCTGATCGGTGCACATTCATGGAGAGTGGCCTTCCTGTCGCCACATTTTTGCCATCTTACCACTGTGGGTAGAAAATTGCAACTACTCAGGCAGGCAAAGATGAGAAACCCTTCAGACATAATGTTGCGAGTTTTCGGGAATAGTAGCAGTTATTGGAAATATTTAATGAATATAGCTTCATTATTGTTATAAGTCCTTAGCTGAATGCCAGTTACAACGAACAGGCTGCAGGAATTCGTTTTGGTCTTCTTCCAATTTTTTTTCTTGAATCACGGAACCTTTTTTGTGTTGGTGCGTTCTAAATATTGTCCTACCTGACAACTTCCCAACAGTAGTTGGGACAGTCAATCGTGCTGCAAGGCACAACGATGGTGGCAAGTTTTTCACGGTTCATCACAAGAAAACGTGAAATGATTCCCGCACAAAACTGCTGCGAAACGCAGCACCGCTTGGAGTACGTCTATGTTTCCGGTCCTTCGTGTATTTGCATGTGCAATACCCCTTGTTGGCGTTGCAATTGCAGGGATTTCCAATATCGGCGAAAAACTGGATTACAAGAACCTGTTGAATTATTCCCCACGGCAAGTTCAGCCTGTTGAAGAAACGGAAGAACAAAGTTCAATGCTTGCTGCCCACAATCCACTGGCACTCAAGGTGCTGGAGAGATCGTCCCGCAAAGCAGAAATTGCCACCTTGCTGATTGAAAAGAAAATCTCGCTGTTAGAAGCAGTGGAATTGTTCCGCGAAATCAACATGACTTCCGAAAATGGCATCGGCAATCTCGATGGTCATTATGAAGGTGCCACCCTGGCGGAACGCACCGGTCGACAGGTAATGACCTTCGTCGATGCTGTCTACCAGATGCGGAAGAAAGAATTAAGAAAATCTCACAATCACCTGAAAAAAGAGTTTGAACAGATGCCATGGGATCTGATCGAAACAATGCAATCCCCAGAACCACGATAGTTTCGGCTACACGACATTCTGGATCAGATGATCTCCATGATTTCGTTTACGATCACCAAGCCTGAATCGGCGCTTATTGAACAACAACACTGGATC is a genomic window containing:
- a CDS encoding glycosyltransferase family 1 protein; the protein is MKVALNVLSTVGKRTGIGHYTAELLKELHLLPGCTVKSFPTWWMQSIRAACFPDSGKMADVPAQRTGFSLPPALRTWAATAMRRTWWTAMAAQARHQLRPEQVDLYHEPNFAPLPAGVPVVVTVHDLSPISHPQWHPTDRVQAIEANLVRTLTRMSHFFTVSQAMKDEMIARWGIEQEKITVTYNGVRTIFRTMLPTIAKSYCEKLGLPENFLLHVGTIEPRKNLEMLMRAYVNIPANIRQSCPLVLVGRWGWKTETIARYFQETARHQGVIHLGYTTEQELAALTTMARALVYPSLYEGFGMPAAEKMASGGAVLGSTATAIAEVLGPCGTTLDPADQQSWTQAMKRAITDNEWLTILKQGTTTRSQQFTWKNCAEQTMLGYHRALGMDRVRHQREDARPRHPD
- a CDS encoding sialidase family protein is translated as MNYFLSIVAAMLLTLFSTQTLTLAADPFVAGTEGYHTFRIPAIIRTAKGTLLAFCEGRKSGRGDAGNIDLVLKRSNDLGKTWSDLQVVWDDGNNTCGNPCPVVDQSTGTVWLLLTWNLGSDTESQIMAGKSKSPRLVYVSHSTDDGKSWTAPKNISETTRLPHWRWYATGPGNAIQLQHGKHAGRLLIPCNHSDHRDPKLHPHHSHVIFSDDHGKTWQIGGLHPDRTNESVVVERDDGTIVQIMRSYFGKQGRPIATSSDGGSSWQPISLATELDSPVCQANAIRYPLAGGKSVFLFCSPQGRQRKNLTIWSSEDGGQTWPTSKSVYSGGAAYSNLVALPDNQVGVLFEKDDYKTISFQVFPVSDFLKPAK
- a CDS encoding methyltransferase domain-containing protein, giving the protein MSHIERIEREAFLHDQQALNRLKQRSTPSDLVVDADWYLDHAPWIRPAIEQLGPMAGKKLLDFGCGHGITSVIFGQRGATVEGFDLSPQYIEEARLRAEINQVDARFLVANAEDLPYADNSFDLVWGNAILHHLDLNRAAIEIWRVLKSDGVAVFCEPWGGNPVLQFARNYLPYPGKCRTIDERPFDTADITHLKQLFDVQTIGFEFFGMIRRVLFREPGAGGLLSKIDRWVLRRVPYLQQFARYTVVVLRPKR